From Pontibacter actiniarum, a single genomic window includes:
- the gcvH gene encoding glycine cleavage system protein GcvH, whose product MNLPENLKYTKDHEWVRIEGDTAIIGITDFAQSELGDIVYVDIDTVDKQINQEDVFGTVEAVKTVSDLFSPLSGTVLEFNEQLENSPELVNSDPYGDGWIIKMSIDDASQVDGLLTAEGYREVIGQ is encoded by the coding sequence ATGAACTTACCTGAGAACCTGAAGTATACCAAAGACCACGAGTGGGTACGCATAGAAGGCGATACAGCTATCATCGGCATCACTGACTTTGCTCAAAGCGAACTGGGTGACATCGTGTACGTTGACATCGATACAGTAGACAAGCAGATCAACCAAGAAGATGTGTTCGGCACAGTAGAGGCTGTAAAAACAGTGTCTGACCTGTTCAGCCCACTGAGCGGTACTGTACTGGAGTTTAACGAGCAGCTGGAGAACAGCCCGGAGCTGGTAAACTCTGATCCTTACGGCGACGGCTGGATCATCAAAATGTCTATCGACGACGCAAGCCAAGTTGACGGTCTGCTTACGGCAGAAGGCTACCGTGAAGTAATCGGTCAGTAA
- a CDS encoding VanZ family protein has translation MWAAVILLMTLLPSSSLPALSVWELFSFDSFAHAFMFSVLCFLMIVGMSKQFTYPHLHHFAIRSSLFISTMFGIFIELLQHFFIYGRQGDIIDVVSNTLGCLFGIVLFKWIYIW, from the coding sequence ATGTGGGCAGCAGTGATCTTACTGATGACACTGCTGCCTTCTTCCTCTCTTCCTGCTCTCTCAGTCTGGGAGCTCTTCTCCTTTGACTCCTTTGCACACGCCTTCATGTTCAGTGTGCTGTGCTTTCTGATGATTGTGGGCATGTCGAAGCAGTTTACCTATCCGCACCTGCACCACTTCGCCATCCGGAGCAGCCTTTTTATCAGCACCATGTTCGGCATCTTCATCGAGCTGCTGCAGCACTTCTTCATCTACGGCCGCCAGGGCGATATCATCGATGTAGTGTCCAACACCCTCGGGTGCCTGTTTGGCATCGTGCTCTTTAAGTGGATTTACATCTGGTAG
- the ruvA gene encoding Holliday junction branch migration protein RuvA, whose protein sequence is MIAYIDGKLTHKDPTYVIIEANGVGYQIRISLSTYSSLPAGERCKLQTYLHIKEDAHTLYGFTTAAEKDAFLHLISISGVGPNTGLMILSSLSVEEVQHAIIREDVRTIQQVKGIGAKTAQRIILELKDKMKKEALVSDVTIPAASHNTNRAEALSALVTLGFAKNVAEKTLDSIIKREGGNLSVEELIKFALKSS, encoded by the coding sequence ATGATAGCCTATATAGATGGCAAATTAACGCACAAAGATCCCACCTACGTCATTATCGAAGCGAATGGCGTAGGTTACCAGATCCGCATTTCACTGAGCACGTACTCCTCGCTGCCCGCCGGTGAGCGCTGTAAACTACAGACTTACCTGCACATCAAAGAAGATGCCCATACCTTGTATGGCTTCACGACGGCAGCCGAGAAAGACGCGTTTCTGCACTTGATATCCATTTCAGGCGTGGGCCCCAACACGGGGCTCATGATCCTGTCTTCCCTGTCGGTTGAGGAGGTGCAGCACGCCATTATCCGGGAGGATGTGCGCACGATACAGCAGGTGAAAGGGATAGGTGCCAAAACAGCGCAGCGTATCATTCTGGAGCTGAAGGACAAGATGAAAAAAGAGGCGCTGGTGTCGGATGTCACCATACCTGCCGCCTCACACAATACGAATCGGGCCGAGGCGTTATCAGCACTAGTAACCTTGGGGTTTGCTAAGAACGTTGCCGAAAAAACGCTGGACTCGATTATCAAACGCGAGGGTGGTAACTTAAGTGTTGAGGAGTTGATAAAGTTTGCGTTGAAGTCTTCATAA
- a CDS encoding NADP-dependent malic enzyme produces MIKVNKEDALNYHMEGKPGKIEVVPTKMVSTQHDLALAYSPGVAEPCKEIYANKDNVYKYTAKGNLVGVISNGTAVLGLGNIGPDASKPVMEGKGVLFKKFAGIDVFDIEIDSTDPEEFVRIVKSLEPTFGGINLEDIKAPESFKIENALKTQMNIPLMHDDQHGTAIISSAALLNALELVDKKIGEIKIVVNGAGAAAIACTKLYVALGVKMDNIVMFDKDGIIRPERDDLDIYRAQFVTTRKINTLAEALTDADVFVGLSAGNVLAPELVKLMAADPIIFALANPDPEIPYDVAMATREDLIMATGRSDHPNQVNNVLGFPYIFRGALDVRATEINEEMKLAAVHALAKLAKEPVPELVHKAYGDNTINFGRTYLIPKPLDPRLITTVSPAVAKAAIESGVARQPITDWEAYEQELKERIGIDQKLMSRITTQAKKDPKTVVFAEADHYKILKAAQIVKEQRIANPVLLGNPERIEAIIAENNMDLQGVTIIDPFKEDAKREEYAQILFDKRQRKGLTLFDARRLMRDRNYFGSMMLNTGEADALISGLTRDYSKTMLPALQVVGVEEGINKVAGMYIILGQKEPYFFADTTVNVNPTADELVDIIGLTARTVRFFDTEPRVAMLSYSNFGSVRGEIPNKATEAVRKAKQRYPELLIDGEMQANTALNRNLLREHYPFSELADKGANTLVFPTLASGNIAYKLLQEIGGVEVIGPVLMGMRKPVHILQLGSSIRDIVNMVSIAVVDAQNYNNQHI; encoded by the coding sequence ATGATCAAAGTTAACAAAGAGGACGCCCTGAACTACCACATGGAGGGGAAACCCGGTAAGATTGAGGTCGTGCCAACCAAGATGGTGAGCACACAGCACGATTTAGCGCTGGCTTACTCTCCGGGTGTGGCAGAGCCCTGCAAAGAAATTTACGCAAACAAAGACAACGTATATAAGTACACCGCTAAGGGCAACCTGGTGGGCGTCATCTCCAACGGCACAGCCGTGCTGGGCCTGGGGAACATTGGCCCGGATGCCTCTAAACCTGTGATGGAGGGCAAAGGCGTGCTCTTTAAGAAGTTCGCCGGCATCGACGTGTTTGACATTGAGATCGACAGCACTGACCCGGAGGAGTTTGTGCGCATCGTAAAGTCGCTGGAGCCTACCTTTGGCGGCATCAACCTGGAGGACATCAAAGCGCCGGAGAGCTTTAAGATTGAGAATGCGCTGAAGACGCAGATGAACATCCCGCTCATGCACGACGACCAGCACGGTACGGCGATCATTTCGTCTGCCGCCCTGCTCAACGCGCTGGAACTGGTTGATAAGAAAATCGGGGAGATTAAGATTGTGGTGAACGGCGCCGGCGCCGCGGCCATCGCCTGCACCAAGCTCTACGTGGCACTGGGTGTGAAGATGGACAACATCGTGATGTTCGACAAAGACGGCATCATCCGCCCGGAGCGCGACGACCTTGATATTTACAGAGCGCAGTTCGTTACGACCCGCAAGATCAACACACTGGCCGAGGCCCTGACCGACGCCGACGTATTTGTGGGCCTTTCGGCCGGTAACGTGCTGGCACCGGAGCTGGTGAAACTTATGGCAGCCGACCCGATTATCTTCGCGCTGGCGAACCCGGACCCGGAGATTCCATACGACGTGGCCATGGCAACGCGCGAGGACCTGATCATGGCAACCGGCCGCTCCGACCATCCGAACCAGGTGAACAACGTGCTGGGCTTCCCATACATTTTCAGGGGTGCCCTGGATGTGCGCGCCACCGAGATAAACGAGGAAATGAAGCTGGCCGCCGTGCACGCCCTGGCGAAGCTGGCAAAAGAGCCCGTACCGGAGCTGGTGCACAAAGCCTACGGCGACAACACCATTAACTTCGGCCGTACTTACCTGATCCCAAAACCGCTGGACCCGCGCCTGATCACCACCGTGTCACCGGCGGTTGCCAAGGCTGCCATTGAAAGCGGCGTGGCCCGCCAGCCGATCACGGACTGGGAGGCGTACGAGCAGGAGCTGAAAGAGCGCATCGGCATCGACCAGAAGCTGATGTCGCGCATTACCACGCAGGCTAAGAAAGACCCGAAAACCGTGGTATTCGCCGAGGCGGACCACTACAAAATACTGAAGGCGGCGCAGATCGTAAAAGAGCAGCGCATCGCCAACCCTGTACTGCTAGGCAACCCCGAGCGTATCGAGGCCATTATCGCCGAAAACAACATGGACCTGCAGGGTGTCACGATCATCGATCCGTTTAAGGAGGACGCCAAGCGCGAGGAGTATGCGCAGATACTGTTTGACAAGCGCCAGCGCAAGGGCCTTACCCTGTTCGACGCACGCCGCCTGATGCGCGACCGCAACTACTTCGGAAGTATGATGCTGAACACCGGGGAGGCCGACGCGCTTATCTCCGGCCTTACCCGCGACTACTCTAAAACCATGCTGCCGGCACTGCAGGTGGTAGGTGTGGAAGAGGGCATCAACAAGGTGGCGGGCATGTACATCATCCTTGGGCAGAAAGAGCCATACTTCTTTGCAGATACCACGGTAAATGTGAACCCAACGGCCGACGAATTGGTTGACATCATCGGCCTGACGGCGCGCACGGTCCGCTTCTTCGACACGGAGCCGCGCGTGGCGATGCTTTCGTACTCTAACTTCGGGTCAGTGCGCGGGGAAATCCCAAACAAAGCCACCGAGGCAGTGCGCAAGGCCAAGCAGCGCTACCCGGAACTGCTGATCGACGGGGAGATGCAGGCAAACACTGCCCTGAACCGCAACCTGCTTCGCGAGCACTACCCGTTCAGCGAGCTGGCCGATAAGGGCGCAAACACGCTGGTTTTCCCTACGCTTGCTTCGGGCAACATTGCCTACAAGCTGCTGCAGGAAATAGGTGGCGTTGAGGTGATTGGCCCGGTACTGATGGGCATGCGCAAACCAGTACATATTCTGCAGCTTGGGTCTTCCATTCGCGATATCGTGAACATGGTATCCATTGCTGTCGTAGATGCTCAGAACTATAATAATCAACATATATAG
- the sprA gene encoding cell surface protein SprA, with product MIWKSKKPNLFLALVASISMLAWWSQAEELRTSRRSKLTILQNLLSLQDTLRQDTAKYIPSRRPTFTPSDRYGSPFGTRSSTSPLLLGQPNNVQLNVELDDSLQQYNITETLGDSVMYRPPSSMSMREYSEWQQREAIRNYWRAKSAGLDGESVVSSNRLIPKIYISPVFDRIFGGNYVDIQPNGNVGLKFGARFNRNENPTIPLSQQRTGDFDFEQNISLNLVGKIGEKMRLNFNWDNNANFDFENNMKLDYTGYEEEIIRKVEAGNVSLPLNNSLITGAQNLFGVKAQLQFGRLGVTTIASSVRGTNDEVIIQNGGQNKPFEIRVDRYDRDRHFFLSQFFRGRYNQALRSLPLVNSGIVIRRVELYVTNNNRSTENLRNIVAYMDLGEADPYRDRFDTSRPATAPADNQANALYSLISPKDSKARNNSAVDGYLQSLGLEKGIDFEHVRARKLEPNEYKFNPQLGYISLNSALLPDQVLGIAFEYTYNGKTYQVGELIDDYQNLDSEKVIHMKLLRATNPSLNYPTWDLMMKNVYALDATQVNREDFKLQIVYKDDESGVDLTSIKEPSPIQNIPLVEVLNLDNVNSNNDKPSDGNFDFLPGITIDTESGRIFFPQVEPFGDYLASKLEGYPNLVDQYVFQELYEQTQTDAQQNNVKAKFYIKGRLQSTSSDEIMLPGFQIAEGSVVVYSGGTRLVEGTDYQVFYDLGRIKILNPSYLSSANDLRVTYEKAELLNIQPRTMLGARFDYRLNDDVNIGATVLHLSEQSYINRVSIGDEPTNNTMYGLDLNMQKESRMLTRFVDAIPLIQTKAPSLVTFSGEFAQLVPTKSKSNANEDGASYLDDFEGAETPYSLGGFNNSTWRLAATPAPLVPGAGLAYSYNRAKFAWYTIDQIFYRNADNLKPDNITDEELKNNYVRGVYRTEIFPGRDSEVSNTYEYTFDLAYYPRERGQYNYNYNLTQEGLLAGDPRNNWGGISREISFDTDFDNANIEYMEFWLMDPFIAGPNGRDGAFGGNVNPRDPGQLVLNLGNVSEDILDDNEYAFENGLPTGANDVQDLEETIWGRITQQQFLTDAFTGIPGGRKFQDIGLDGLNDASETTFFQDPFLSRIPGAVPQTVLDDPSADNFLHHLDPVYDQRNAGVLQRYKNYNGMENNSPENSRFANYAFPDKEDLNGDNVINDLEQYYEYKINLNPDQLNVGQNYIVDKVEGRNGATWYQFRVPVRQPTGTVGNIDGFKSVRFMRLYMTGFADPVVLRMAQFQFVANQWRKFEQPLTEGTPCLTCTDDARSFTVSTVNIEENSQVVEGVNTIPYQVPPGIERLRDYSSTNERRQNEQSLQLCVEDLKDSFSKAVFKNISLDLLAYKQLKMFIHAQSDEPSIQDGEMQAFIRIGTDFTQNYYEYVVPLKFTQAGAISANEIWPNENEVNVNLQELVDAKVKRNTAAPGNIYVPYTVTTADGKLIRVVGNPDFSEVEGIMIGIRNPSDRNSDARPHSACIWVDELRVTDFVNKSGWASTARMNAKLADFANITATGAYTTVGFGGLQQQLSLRSREDISQFDVTANVVLDKFLPEQWGVKVPLTVQYGVTSAEPQYDPLDKDVPLEQSLSKFDNDEARDAYKKEVITQETRRSISLLNVRKERTDPEAKARIYDIENFAVSYSYAERLYTDVETDRDYTKTYTGALAYTYTNTPRSYQPFADSEKLNSPYLRLIKDFNFSLLPSTFSFRADLSRFYNETYLQRPDPETRFVTTRGIEPVFQKNFFFNRIYDMRWDLTKSLSLDYTATNRSVIDEPDGRINNEVDSLAYKNKRIWENLREGGRNTNFNQLVALNYKLPLDKFPLTDWISADTRYAATYIWTAGSTALNQDTTFRLGNTAENNMEFSMNGRIDMVKLYNKVKFLKEVNSPTPAKPANLIPNDTSATEKKKPDLKFVKSLARVLMMTRSLNMTYQENRGTLLPGYLPDTKFFGFDDAFDAPGLPFILGKQYELSELYDRANSNGWYTDSSQYLNTPFSAVHTETFTGRANLEPFRNFNVTLDVRRTKSEIEEVFYRKEFDDFGDVSQEDQRQNPFTSGAFSTSFMALGTLFESTDDGVSAAFEEFIRNRHVIRDRLTAANPAAGDSGYTLNSQEVLLKSFLYAYQGREVNGYEAKAESPFSRLPIPNWSITYNGLERLPIFQTWFSQISISHAYSSSYNITSYTTSLAYNQEPSGFPTQLNEFGQIEPYYIVNQLTVMERLAPLLGINFRTKNNLTGRLEYKMERNLSLNLTNAQITETNVKDYVVGFGYSTNHFRLPFKIGGERITLDNELTMRLDLQVRDNQTVQRAISDDGTGNERSQNQITNGTRQLQLRPTIDYVLSQRLNLQFYVLRTVSDPKISTSFRNSVTEGGIQLRVSLQ from the coding sequence TTGATCTGGAAAAGTAAAAAGCCCAACCTGTTCCTGGCACTGGTTGCTTCTATTTCTATGCTGGCGTGGTGGTCGCAGGCGGAAGAACTGCGTACATCACGCCGGTCTAAACTTACTATTCTCCAAAATCTCCTATCCTTACAAGATACCCTGCGCCAGGACACGGCCAAGTATATCCCCAGCCGGCGGCCTACGTTTACCCCCTCCGACCGCTACGGCAGCCCGTTTGGCACCCGCTCCAGCACCTCGCCCCTGCTGTTAGGCCAGCCAAACAACGTACAGCTAAACGTGGAGCTGGACGACAGCCTGCAGCAGTATAACATTACCGAAACCCTCGGCGATAGCGTAATGTACCGCCCGCCGTCCTCTATGTCGATGCGGGAGTACTCGGAGTGGCAGCAGCGCGAGGCCATCCGCAACTACTGGCGCGCCAAATCCGCCGGCCTGGACGGCGAGAGCGTGGTGAGCAGCAACCGCCTGATCCCCAAAATATACATCAGCCCTGTGTTTGACCGCATCTTCGGCGGCAACTACGTAGACATTCAGCCGAACGGCAACGTGGGGCTAAAATTCGGCGCGCGCTTTAACCGCAACGAGAACCCCACCATTCCGCTTAGCCAGCAGCGCACCGGCGACTTCGACTTTGAGCAGAACATCTCCCTGAACCTGGTGGGTAAGATAGGCGAGAAGATGCGACTCAACTTTAACTGGGACAACAACGCCAACTTCGACTTCGAGAACAACATGAAGCTGGACTATACCGGCTACGAAGAGGAGATTATACGCAAGGTAGAGGCCGGTAACGTAAGCCTGCCCCTGAACAACTCCCTGATCACGGGTGCGCAGAACCTGTTTGGCGTAAAGGCGCAGCTGCAGTTTGGCCGCCTTGGCGTTACCACTATCGCCTCCAGCGTACGCGGCACCAACGACGAGGTGATCATCCAGAACGGAGGGCAGAACAAGCCTTTTGAGATCCGGGTGGACAGGTATGACCGCGACCGCCATTTCTTCCTGTCGCAGTTTTTCAGAGGCCGCTACAACCAGGCTCTCCGAAGCCTGCCGCTTGTGAACTCCGGCATCGTGATTCGCCGCGTGGAGCTGTACGTCACCAACAATAACCGCTCTACAGAGAACCTGCGTAACATCGTCGCCTATATGGACCTGGGCGAAGCAGACCCGTACCGCGACCGTTTTGACACCAGCAGGCCTGCCACGGCCCCTGCCGACAATCAGGCCAACGCCCTCTACAGTCTTATCTCTCCGAAAGACAGCAAGGCCCGCAACAACTCCGCCGTAGATGGCTACCTGCAATCGCTGGGGCTGGAGAAAGGCATTGACTTTGAGCACGTGCGCGCCCGCAAGCTGGAGCCAAACGAGTATAAGTTTAACCCGCAGCTAGGCTATATCTCGCTTAACTCTGCCCTGCTGCCTGACCAGGTGCTGGGCATCGCCTTTGAGTATACTTACAACGGCAAGACCTATCAGGTGGGGGAACTCATAGACGACTACCAGAACCTGGATTCGGAGAAGGTCATCCACATGAAGTTGCTGCGCGCCACGAACCCGTCTCTGAACTACCCGACCTGGGACCTGATGATGAAGAACGTGTACGCGCTGGATGCAACACAGGTAAACCGGGAGGACTTTAAGCTGCAGATCGTTTACAAGGATGACGAGTCTGGTGTGGACCTGACAAGTATAAAGGAGCCGAGCCCGATCCAGAATATCCCGCTGGTAGAGGTTCTGAACCTGGACAACGTAAACTCTAACAATGACAAGCCAAGCGACGGCAACTTCGACTTTCTGCCGGGCATCACCATCGACACGGAGTCGGGGCGCATCTTCTTTCCGCAGGTAGAGCCGTTCGGCGACTACCTGGCCAGCAAACTGGAGGGCTACCCGAACCTGGTGGATCAGTATGTGTTTCAGGAACTGTACGAGCAGACGCAGACAGATGCACAGCAGAACAACGTAAAGGCAAAGTTCTACATCAAAGGCAGGCTACAGTCTACCTCATCTGATGAGATCATGCTGCCGGGCTTCCAGATTGCGGAAGGCTCTGTGGTGGTGTACTCTGGCGGCACCAGGCTGGTGGAGGGCACCGACTACCAGGTGTTCTATGACCTGGGCCGTATCAAAATCCTGAACCCAAGCTACCTGAGCTCCGCCAACGACCTGCGCGTGACCTATGAGAAGGCCGAGCTGCTCAACATTCAGCCGCGCACGATGCTGGGCGCCCGCTTCGACTACCGCCTGAACGACGATGTGAACATCGGCGCCACGGTGCTGCACCTGAGCGAGCAGTCCTACATCAACCGGGTAAGTATAGGCGATGAGCCTACGAACAACACCATGTACGGCTTGGACCTGAACATGCAGAAGGAGTCGCGCATGCTGACGCGGTTCGTGGATGCCATCCCGCTGATACAGACCAAGGCCCCATCGCTCGTGACCTTCAGCGGGGAGTTTGCCCAGCTCGTGCCAACCAAGTCTAAGTCGAACGCCAATGAAGACGGCGCCTCCTACCTCGATGACTTTGAGGGTGCGGAAACACCGTACAGCCTGGGCGGCTTTAACAACAGCACCTGGCGGCTGGCGGCTACACCGGCCCCACTTGTGCCCGGCGCGGGCCTTGCCTATTCCTACAACCGGGCAAAGTTTGCCTGGTACACCATTGACCAGATCTTCTACCGTAACGCCGACAACCTGAAGCCAGACAACATTACGGACGAAGAACTTAAGAACAACTACGTGCGTGGCGTGTACCGCACAGAGATATTCCCGGGCCGCGACTCCGAAGTATCCAACACCTACGAGTATACCTTTGACCTGGCTTACTACCCGCGCGAGCGTGGCCAGTACAACTATAACTATAACCTAACCCAGGAGGGCTTGCTTGCCGGCGACCCGCGTAACAACTGGGGCGGTATCAGCCGCGAGATCTCCTTCGACACCGACTTTGACAATGCCAACATCGAGTACATGGAGTTCTGGCTCATGGACCCGTTCATTGCCGGGCCTAACGGTAGAGACGGCGCCTTTGGCGGCAATGTGAACCCGCGCGACCCGGGCCAGCTGGTGCTGAACCTGGGCAACGTGTCGGAGGACATCCTGGACGACAACGAGTACGCCTTTGAGAACGGCTTGCCAACGGGTGCCAACGATGTGCAGGACCTGGAGGAAACGATCTGGGGCCGCATTACGCAGCAGCAGTTCCTGACGGATGCTTTCACCGGCATCCCGGGCGGCCGTAAATTTCAGGACATTGGCCTGGATGGTTTAAATGACGCCAGTGAGACCACTTTCTTTCAGGACCCGTTCCTGAGCCGCATTCCGGGTGCCGTGCCGCAAACAGTGCTGGACGACCCCTCTGCCGACAACTTCCTGCACCACCTGGACCCCGTGTACGACCAGCGCAACGCCGGTGTACTGCAGCGTTACAAGAACTACAACGGCATGGAGAACAACTCCCCGGAAAACAGCCGCTTCGCCAACTATGCCTTCCCGGATAAAGAGGACCTGAACGGCGACAACGTCATCAACGACCTGGAGCAGTATTACGAGTACAAGATCAACCTGAACCCAGACCAGCTGAATGTGGGCCAAAACTACATCGTGGACAAGGTGGAAGGTCGAAACGGGGCAACATGGTACCAGTTCCGGGTGCCGGTGCGCCAGCCAACAGGCACTGTCGGCAACATCGACGGCTTTAAGTCGGTGCGGTTTATGCGCTTGTACATGACAGGCTTTGCCGACCCGGTAGTGCTGCGCATGGCGCAGTTCCAGTTTGTGGCTAACCAGTGGCGTAAGTTTGAGCAACCGCTTACCGAGGGCACCCCTTGCCTTACCTGTACCGACGACGCCCGCAGCTTTACCGTATCAACCGTAAACATTGAGGAAAACAGCCAGGTGGTAGAGGGTGTCAACACGATACCGTACCAGGTACCGCCGGGCATCGAACGCCTCCGCGACTATTCCTCAACCAACGAGCGCCGCCAGAACGAGCAATCGCTGCAGCTGTGCGTGGAGGACCTGAAAGACTCTTTCTCCAAAGCCGTATTCAAGAACATCTCCCTCGACCTGCTGGCCTACAAGCAGCTCAAGATGTTTATTCACGCGCAGTCTGACGAGCCGTCCATCCAGGATGGCGAGATGCAGGCCTTTATCCGCATCGGTACAGACTTTACCCAAAACTACTACGAGTATGTGGTGCCGCTTAAATTCACACAAGCGGGGGCCATTAGCGCAAATGAAATCTGGCCAAACGAAAACGAGGTGAACGTAAACCTGCAGGAGTTGGTAGACGCCAAAGTAAAGCGCAACACAGCAGCGCCAGGCAACATCTATGTGCCGTACACAGTCACTACCGCCGACGGGAAGCTGATCCGCGTGGTGGGTAACCCGGACTTTAGTGAGGTAGAGGGCATCATGATTGGTATCCGCAACCCTTCTGACAGGAACTCGGATGCGCGCCCGCATTCGGCCTGTATCTGGGTGGATGAGCTGCGCGTGACTGACTTCGTGAACAAGTCCGGCTGGGCCTCTACTGCGCGCATGAACGCAAAGCTGGCAGACTTTGCCAACATCACCGCCACAGGCGCCTACACCACGGTGGGCTTCGGTGGACTGCAGCAGCAACTGTCGCTGCGCTCGCGTGAAGACATTTCCCAGTTTGACGTAACAGCCAATGTGGTACTGGACAAGTTCCTTCCGGAGCAGTGGGGCGTAAAGGTACCGTTAACGGTACAGTACGGCGTAACAAGTGCCGAGCCGCAGTACGACCCGCTGGACAAAGACGTGCCGCTGGAGCAGTCGCTCTCCAAGTTCGACAACGACGAGGCCCGCGATGCCTACAAGAAAGAGGTGATCACGCAGGAGACCCGCCGCAGCATCAGTTTGCTGAACGTGCGCAAGGAGCGAACCGACCCGGAGGCCAAAGCACGCATTTACGACATTGAGAACTTTGCCGTGTCCTACTCCTACGCCGAGCGCCTGTACACAGACGTGGAGACAGACCGCGACTATACCAAGACCTATACGGGTGCACTGGCGTATACCTACACCAACACCCCGAGGAGCTATCAGCCGTTCGCCGACAGCGAAAAGCTAAATTCGCCGTACCTGCGCCTGATCAAGGACTTCAACTTCTCGCTGTTGCCGAGCACCTTCTCGTTCCGGGCCGACCTGAGCCGCTTCTACAACGAAACGTACCTGCAGCGCCCAGACCCGGAGACGCGCTTTGTAACAACCAGGGGCATTGAGCCGGTATTCCAGAAAAACTTCTTCTTTAACCGCATCTACGACATGCGCTGGGACCTGACCAAGAGCCTGTCGCTGGACTACACCGCCACCAACCGCTCCGTAATAGATGAGCCGGACGGCCGCATTAACAACGAGGTGGATTCGCTGGCCTATAAGAACAAGAGAATCTGGGAGAACCTGAGAGAAGGAGGCCGCAACACCAACTTTAACCAGCTGGTAGCCCTAAACTACAAGCTGCCGCTCGACAAGTTCCCGCTGACCGACTGGATCAGCGCCGACACCCGCTATGCCGCCACCTACATCTGGACGGCAGGCTCAACGGCCCTGAACCAGGATACAACGTTCAGGCTGGGCAACACGGCGGAGAACAACATGGAGTTTAGTATGAACGGCAGGATTGACATGGTGAAGCTCTACAACAAGGTGAAGTTCCTGAAAGAGGTGAACTCCCCTACGCCGGCCAAACCTGCCAACCTGATCCCGAACGACACCAGCGCCACCGAAAAGAAGAAACCGGACCTGAAGTTTGTGAAGTCGCTGGCCCGGGTGCTGATGATGACGCGCTCCCTGAACATGACCTACCAGGAGAACCGCGGCACACTGTTGCCGGGCTACCTGCCGGACACTAAGTTCTTCGGTTTTGACGATGCCTTCGACGCACCAGGCCTGCCGTTTATACTTGGCAAGCAGTATGAGCTGAGCGAGCTGTACGACCGCGCCAACAGCAACGGCTGGTACACCGACAGCAGCCAGTACTTAAACACGCCGTTCAGCGCCGTCCACACCGAAACCTTTACCGGCCGTGCCAACCTGGAGCCGTTCCGCAACTTTAACGTAACGCTGGACGTGCGCCGCACCAAGTCTGAGATAGAGGAAGTGTTCTACCGCAAGGAGTTCGACGATTTCGGGGACGTAAGCCAGGAGGACCAGCGCCAGAACCCGTTTACCTCCGGTGCCTTCAGCACCTCGTTTATGGCCTTGGGTACGCTGTTCGAATCCACCGACGATGGGGTTTCTGCTGCTTTTGAGGAATTTATCCGTAACCGCCATGTTATCCGCGACAGGCTCACAGCTGCCAACCCGGCCGCAGGTGACTCCGGCTATACCCTAAACTCGCAGGAGGTGCTGCTGAAGTCCTTCCTCTATGCCTACCAGGGGCGGGAGGTAAACGGATACGAGGCCAAGGCGGAGAGCCCGTTCAGCCGACTGCCGATCCCGAACTGGAGCATAACCTACAACGGCCTGGAGCGCCTGCCGATCTTCCAGACCTGGTTCAGCCAGATCAGTATTTCGCACGCGTACAGCTCCAGCTACAACATCACCAGCTACACCACCTCGCTGGCTTACAACCAGGAGCCGTCGGGCTTCCCGACACAGCTGAACGAGTTCGGGCAGATTGAGCCGTACTACATCGTAAACCAACTAACGGTAATGGAGCGACTGGCGCCACTGCTGGGCATCAACTTCCGGACAAAGAATAACCTTACCGGGCGGCTTGAGTATAAGATGGAGCGAAACCTGTCGCTGAACCTGACAAACGCACAGATTACGGAAACAAACGTGAAGGATTACGTAGTGGGCTTTGGCTACAGCACGAACCATTTCAGGCTACCGTTTAAGATCGGCGGGGAGCGCATCACACTCGACAACGAGCTAACCATGCGCCTGGACCTGCAGGTGCGCGACAACCAAACCGTGCAGCGCGCCATCTCCGACGACGGTACCGGTAACGAGCGCAGCCAGAACCAGATCACGAACGGTACGCGCCAGCTGCAGCTGCGCCCAACGATAGACTACGTACTGAGCCAGCGCCTGAACCTGCAGTTCTATGTGCTGCGCACCGTGTCAGATCCCAAAATATCCACGTCGTTCCGCAACAGTGTAACGGAGGGAGGCATTCAGCTGCGAGTTAGTCTGCAATAA